Proteins from a genomic interval of Microbacterium esteraromaticum:
- a CDS encoding CGNR zinc finger domain-containing protein encodes MIFTDDTDEALRAAVALVNSAEPVDAFDLEVFLTQHPYTGRIDRDETELAELRALRPLLREMLLAPRDEMAPRVNDALARVTLSPRLARHDGVDWHLHAIADDRPLAERILIETAMALIDVIRSREGSRLTVCADDDCRAIALDLSRNRSKRYCSTTCANRNAVAAYRARQGAGT; translated from the coding sequence ATGATTTTCACCGATGACACGGATGAGGCGCTGCGCGCTGCCGTCGCGCTGGTGAACTCCGCCGAACCCGTGGATGCGTTCGACCTCGAGGTGTTCCTGACTCAGCATCCCTACACCGGACGCATCGACCGCGACGAGACCGAGCTGGCCGAGCTACGCGCCCTGCGACCCCTGCTGCGCGAGATGCTGCTCGCCCCGCGCGATGAGATGGCCCCGCGCGTCAACGACGCGCTCGCACGCGTCACCCTCTCTCCCCGCCTCGCCAGGCACGACGGTGTCGACTGGCATCTGCACGCCATCGCCGACGACCGCCCCCTGGCCGAACGCATCCTCATCGAGACCGCCATGGCGCTGATCGATGTCATCCGCAGCCGCGAAGGCAGCCGTCTCACCGTCTGCGCCGACGACGACTGCCGCGCCATCGCCCTCGACCTCTCCCGCAACCGCTCGAAGCGCTACTGCTCGACCACCTGCGCCAACCGCAACGCCGTCGCCGCCTACCGGGCACGGCAAGGAGCCGGCACATGA
- a CDS encoding EamA family transporter, producing the protein MTHDTRRAGVGAGLLVAVSAAFAFGMSGAWARGLIDAGWTPGAAVTARIWVAAIVLIVPTVLALRGRWGLVRANAGMIVTYGLLAVTATQLFYFQAIAVMDVGIALLIEYTAPVAVVLWFWIRRGERPSRRSVLGAAIAFIGLVLMLDVLTGARIDGGGILWALGAMVGAATYFVLSGRGDTGLPPMALAGLGLLLGALGLTTAGLIGILPMAWNTDDVAYRFGTVPWFVPVIAIGLLATALAYVLGITSTRMLGSRLASFVALAEVIAAMLFGWMLLGQLPGTVQLLGGALVLVGVVLVKLGEPATQEFVEPLPEPAVR; encoded by the coding sequence ATGACCCATGACACTCGCCGAGCGGGGGTCGGGGCCGGCCTGCTGGTTGCCGTGTCGGCCGCGTTCGCGTTCGGCATGTCCGGTGCGTGGGCGCGAGGGCTGATCGATGCCGGGTGGACGCCGGGCGCCGCCGTCACCGCACGCATCTGGGTCGCGGCGATCGTGCTGATCGTGCCGACCGTGCTGGCGTTGCGGGGCCGGTGGGGTCTGGTGCGGGCCAACGCCGGCATGATCGTCACCTACGGGCTGCTCGCGGTCACGGCCACCCAGTTGTTCTACTTTCAGGCCATTGCGGTGATGGATGTGGGTATCGCCCTGCTGATCGAGTACACCGCACCGGTGGCTGTGGTGCTGTGGTTCTGGATCCGTCGTGGCGAGCGCCCGAGTCGGCGCAGCGTCCTCGGCGCGGCGATCGCGTTCATCGGGCTCGTGCTGATGCTGGACGTGCTCACCGGCGCGCGCATCGATGGCGGGGGAATCCTCTGGGCGTTGGGAGCGATGGTGGGTGCGGCGACCTACTTCGTGCTCTCGGGGCGCGGCGACACGGGGCTGCCGCCGATGGCGCTGGCAGGGCTCGGCCTGCTGCTCGGGGCGCTCGGGCTGACCACGGCCGGTCTGATCGGCATCCTGCCGATGGCCTGGAACACCGACGACGTCGCCTACCGGTTCGGGACGGTGCCGTGGTTCGTGCCGGTGATCGCCATCGGGTTGTTGGCCACCGCTCTGGCATACGTGCTCGGCATCACTTCGACGCGCATGCTCGGCTCGCGTCTGGCGTCGTTCGTCGCGCTCGCCGAGGTTATTGCCGCGATGCTGTTCGGATGGATGCTGCTCGGCCAGCTGCCCGGCACCGTGCAGCTGCTTGGCGGAGCGCTGGTGCTGGTCGGGGTTGTGCTCGTGAAGCTCGGTGAGCCCGCGACGCAGGAGTTCGTCGAGCCGTTGCCCGAGCCTGCCGTGCGCTGA